One stretch of Arachis hypogaea cultivar Tifrunner chromosome 20, arahy.Tifrunner.gnm2.J5K5, whole genome shotgun sequence DNA includes these proteins:
- the LOC112782252 gene encoding uncharacterized protein — protein MKPHKSTSTPQFPNNVADITCMDQPIVAEKACKTVRLIGFLIQNGVSKSNINMQDFMRRGKSIGKSLNNAVARHHEALTCRGDAATEFVSPLDYQFSCSGSPPRPSYYAARRRLSPIATVHGGRHSPQAHKFARMCRGGGESDALVRHYYPVRRRVKIAAAGSPSAASSLAVEEEKEEFRVDEAAEEFIERFYRDLRLQKWLDHCC, from the coding sequence ATGAAACCACACAAATCCACATCGACACCACAATTCCCTAATAACGTGGCTGATATCACGTGCATGGACCAACCAATTGTGGCGGAGAAGGCTTGCAAAACGGTGCGTTTAATAGGCTTCCTTATCCAAAACGGAGTCTCCAAGAGTAACATCAACATGCAAGATTTTATGAGAAGGGGGAAGAGTATAGGGAAGTCGCTAAACAACGCCGTGGCGCGTCACCATGAAGCACTCACATGTCGTGGTGACGCGGCCACGGAGTTTGTTTCTCCTTTGGATTACCAGTTCAGCTGCAGCGGTAGCCCGCCGCGGCCGTCTTATTATGCGGCCAGGCGAAGGCTCTCCCCGATCGCTACGGTACATGGAGGGAGGCATTCCCCGCAGGCTCATAAGTTTGCGAGGATGTGTCGCGGCGGCGGGGAGAGCGATGCGCTGGTGAGGCATTACTATCCGGTGAGGAGGCGCGTGAAGATTGCAGCTGCGGGATCGCCGTCCGCGGCTTCTTCTTTGGCagtggaggaggagaaggaggagttcCGGGTGGATGAGGCGGCGGAGGAGTTCATCGAGAGGTTTTATAGGGATCTAAGGTTGCAGAAATGGTTGGATCATTGTTGCTAG
- the LOC112784806 gene encoding small ribosomal subunit protein mS33 — translation MAGSGGGGGGLKLLVGSAIKQGVTEARARIFGHQLNPTGQKSAHKILRQKLFGEKVAQWYPYDIKKDDPLVMARQEQERLSKLEMLKRRGKGPPKKGQGRRAAKRNK, via the exons atggctggtagtggtggtggtggtggtggtttgaAGCTGTTAGTAGGGTCAGCCATCAAGCAAGGAGTCACGGAAGCTCGGGCCCGAATCTTTGGCCACCAGCTGAACCCAACGGGCCAGAAATCGGCCCACAAGATTCTCCGTCAAAAGCTCTTCGGCGAGAAGGTAGCGCAATGGTACCCTTACGACATCAAAAAGGATGACCCTCTGGTCATGGCTCGTCAAGAACAAGA GCGTTTATCAAAACTTGAAATGTTGAAGCGACGTGGCAAAGGACCACCAAAGAAGGGCCAAGGCAGGCGTGCAGCCAAACGCAACAAATAA
- the LOC112784902 gene encoding lachrymatory-factor synthase: protein MAEESKASKWEGKSIVELQSTSANQTWPLLEDFFNLHNLIPIDTCYQVESVEGHPGPTRYCASAPKDDHVLWVKERLLAVDQGQRCLSYDVVDGNLGFKNYVGTIKVVPSSLEGCKIEWSFVCDPMESWSFKDLNSYIDSTLQFMAKKIELACSKASV from the coding sequence ATGGCAGAAGAGTCAAAGGCATCAAAATGGGAAGGCAAATCTATTGTTGAGCTTCAAAGCACAAGTGCAAATCAAACATGGCCTTTACTAGAGGATTTCTTCAACCTACACAACTTGATCCCAATAGACACTTGCTACCAAGTTGAGAGTGTTGAAGGCCACCCTGGCCCCACACGCTATTGTGCTTCCGCTCCTAAAGATGATCATGTGTTGTGGGTCAAAGAGAGGCTGCTTGCCGTTGACCAAGGTCAACGATGTTTGTCCTATGATGTTGTTGATGGCAACTTGGGCTTCAAGAACTATGTGGGCACAATCAAGGTTGTGCCTTCATCATTGGAAGGTTGCAAGATCGAGTGGAGCTTTGTGTGTGATCCAATGGAATCTTGGAGTTTCAAAGATCTCAATTCTTACATAGATTCCACTCTTCAGTTCATGGCCAAGAAGATTGAGCTTGCATGCTCCAAGGCAAGCGTCtga